The following nucleotide sequence is from Acetivibrio cellulolyticus CD2.
TTACTCTGTGAAGATAATTGTGCATTATAAACATTTTCTGGTATGTTTCGCATGCTGCAAATTGTTTTATAGACAAATCCAAGATAGAAAGTTTTTACATAGCCAATCTCCATCTTGTAAGTAACTTCTTGTTTATTTTTATATACTGTTTTTTCATTCCTATGAGCATTAAGAATTAGATTTCCCAGCCCCAGATATATCGCTGCAATATCGGTTAATAGTTCGTTATCTAAAATTGACTTATGCCTTAAGTCGATTCCATGGTTAAAAAGATACTGGTGAGTCAATTCGTGAGCCAAAACACCTAACACAGCATCTTTCATTTTTAGTGAATTTTTATTGAGATTAATAGTAACATTATAGTCGGAGGTAGGTCTAATACTTCCACCTGTATCGAAGGAAAGATCGTCTATATTTACATGTATTTTATTGGGTAGGTCTAAAAAGTTCGCTATTTTATTGGCAACAGAATCAATTGCATCATTATCGGAAATATTTGCAAAATCAAGTGATTTAGAGTCAAGAAATTCTTGTGCAACCTTTCGGCCCAGTTCTTTTTCTAGCAATATAAGTTTGTCGATAAAATCTCCTATTGACTTAATAATTCTTTCTTTAGCAATATCGTCTTCAATAGATTCTTCGCAGGGATAAAGATTTAATTCATCGTTCATATATTTCTCCAATTTAACTTATATTTCATATATCATAAACAAAGAATGTATAAAACTCGTTACCCATTTAGTAAAAAAATCACTTTTATAATTATACTCGAAATCTATTCCATATTCCACAAAAACACATCAACACACAATAAACCTATTACATTTAACACAGGTTAAAATCCGATATTACAGTGTGATCATAAAAACTTTTTATAAAGGTGTCACAAAACTGTGTTATTATGTGTTTATATTACAGATAGCTAAATCTGCAGGTTTGGTTATCTACATAACCGCGGTTTAACAATATAAATAACTACTGGGAGGGAGAAATATAAAACTGTTTAATGCGATACACAAAAAGGAGCCTGAAAGTGTTCCTGAAGACTTCAATACTTCCTATGAGAAGTATTATGCAGTAGTTTTCAGACATTGCGCGTATCTTACCGGAGATGTCCAGTCAGCAGAGGATATAGCCCAGGAAACCTTTATAAAGCTTTATAATTCTCCCCCGGACCATGGTAATACAGGAGCCTGGCTTTCAAAAGTGGCAACCAACCTTGCTTACAATTATATTAGAGACCAGAAGACAAGGCGGAGTAAAGAGCCGGTAGCTGAGGAGCATGACGAAAATAATGTGATATCTATCGAGGAAATAGCAATTAAGGACTCGGAGGTTAGGCTGACAAGAAAAATATTAAACCTCCTCAATCACCGCGATAGGCTTTGCCTTCTGCTTAAGTTTTCAGGATATAAGTACAACGAAATTGCAGAAATAGCAGGCATAGAAAAGGTCTCTGTCGGAAAAATCCTTTCAAGGGCTCAGGAAAAATTCAAGGAATTGTATTTAAAGGAGGCAAAAACTTTATGAAATGTCCGGGAAATGATGTGCTTCAGGCTTATATAGATGGTGAGCTGGAAATAGGCGTCAGAAAAAATATTGAAACTCATCTTGCTGACTGTGATAAATGCAAAAATCTGCTGGCAGTCCTCAAAGAAAATGACGATTTTGTTTTCGCAAAGCTCCAAAACTACAGGCAGCACTTTGAAGAGTGCAATGTGCCTTGCAGCACACAGCATGAGGTAAATACCAAGAATATTATTATACACAATAAAGGAGTGTTTAAACATATGTTAAAGAATAGAAAGTTTGTCGCTGCAGCGTGTGCAGCATTGGTAGTCACAGTATGTATTACCGTTCAACCCGTTAGGGCAACACTTGCAAGTGCACTGTCTATTTTCAGGGTTGAGAATGTAAAAGGAATAAATTTAACTCTTGAAGACATACAACAGATCCAGCAGAAGCTTTCAAACGGTCAGGGCGAGATAAGCCTTGACAAAATGGGAAGCATAAAGATGCAAGGCGGCGAGAAAAGGACCTCTTCACCGGAAGACGTAAAGAAACTTTCTGATATTGCTGTCACTTTCCCATCCGTCCTTTCCGGCGAAATACCAAACGTTAATATTGTTGAACCTTCATCCATCGACTTTACACTTAATGCAAATAATGTAAACCAGATAATGAAATCCTATGGAGCCACAAAGCTTCTCCCTGACAATATTGACGGCAAAACCTTCAATATAGATTTTGCTTCACAGGTAACCATTAACTACCGTATAGATAACAAATCTATTGGAATTACACAGACAAAAGCACCTCAAATAACAGTCCCTGAAGGTGTAAATGTTGATGAGGTATATAATGCTGTCGTAGAGATGCCCATACTTCCGAACAACCTGCAGTCACAGTTAAAGTCCATAAAAGACTG
It contains:
- a CDS encoding RNA polymerase sigma factor SigX; the protein is MHKKEPESVPEDFNTSYEKYYAVVFRHCAYLTGDVQSAEDIAQETFIKLYNSPPDHGNTGAWLSKVATNLAYNYIRDQKTRRSKEPVAEEHDENNVISIEEIAIKDSEVRLTRKILNLLNHRDRLCLLLKFSGYKYNEIAEIAGIEKVSVGKILSRAQEKFKELYLKEAKTL
- a CDS encoding DUF4367 domain-containing protein, which produces MKCPGNDVLQAYIDGELEIGVRKNIETHLADCDKCKNLLAVLKENDDFVFAKLQNYRQHFEECNVPCSTQHEVNTKNIIIHNKGVFKHMLKNRKFVAAACAALVVTVCITVQPVRATLASALSIFRVENVKGINLTLEDIQQIQQKLSNGQGEISLDKMGSIKMQGGEKRTSSPEDVKKLSDIAVTFPSVLSGEIPNVNIVEPSSIDFTLNANNVNQIMKSYGATKLLPDNIDGKTFNIDFASQVTINYRIDNKSIGITQTKAPQITVPEGVNVDEVYNAVVEMPILPNNLQSQLKSIKDWKNTLYIPVVESESTEVDINGVKGYVSSNKSDPENLPYSWVIWCNNGIIYTVSGRIDSAEILNIARSMR